A stretch of the Methanofastidiosum sp. genome encodes the following:
- the aroK gene encoding shikimate kinase AroK (type I enzyme similar to type II but differentially regulated; major shikimate kinase in fully repressed cells; catalyzes the formation of shikimate 3-phosphate from shikimate in aromatic amino acid biosynthesis): PSLTNETSQNEIDAIMAERMPVYEEIADMIIDTDSLSVFEICDKILMELEKRRLM, encoded by the coding sequence CCTTCGCTTACAAATGAAACTTCCCAGAATGAGATTGACGCTATAATGGCTGAAAGGATGCCCGTTTATGAAGAAATAGCAGATATGATTATAGATACAGACAGTTTAAGTGTATTTGAGATCTGTGATAAAATCTTAATGGAGCTTGAGAAAAGGAGACTGATGTGA